One window of Cydia strobilella chromosome 10, ilCydStro3.1, whole genome shotgun sequence genomic DNA carries:
- the LOC134744693 gene encoding succinate dehydrogenase cytochrome b560 subunit, mitochondrial-like: MAFYCCGRLGARSVLGNVSRLPNLLGTAQYAQAAGVPKITFKKFEPEKIEPYDITNERLHRPMSPHLTIYAPQLTSMLSITHRIAGMMLSGYATVLGVGALALPNDVSHYVTMIEGLNLSPATIFLAKFILAAPFGYHFANGLRHLYWDTAKGLSIKEVYATGYAMLVTATAFTVLLACL; this comes from the exons ATGGCTTTCTATTGTTGCGGCAG ATTGGGTGCTAGGTCTGTGCTTGGCAACGTCAGCAGGTTGCCAAATTTGCTGGGGACCGCTCAGTACGCCCAGGCGGCGGGGGTGCCTAAgattacttttaaaaagttcGAGCCGGAGAAGATTGAACCCTATGATATTACGAATGAGCGTCTGCACCGCCCAATGTCGCCGCATCTCACGATCTATGCTCCTCAGCTGACCAGCATGCTGTCTATTACCCATAGAATTGCGG GTATGATGCTGTCAGGCTATGCTACAGTATTAGGTGTAGGAGCGTTAGCCCTGCCTAATGACGTCTCCCACTATGTTACCATGATTGAAGGCCTCAACCTGTCTCCGGCTACTATCTTCCTAGCAAAATTCATCCTTGCTGCACCTTTCGGATATCATTTTGCCAATGGACTGAGGCATCTATACTGGGACACTGCGAAGGGCTTGTCTATTAAGGAAGTCTACGCAACCGGCTATGCTATGTTGGTTACGGCAACGGCTTTTACTGTTCTCCTCGCTTGTCTATAa